Proteins from one Methanococcus maripaludis C5 genomic window:
- a CDS encoding cyclase family protein — protein MAEEKIINLSHELKNFVYPNDPESSVETKKNGKYFVSELKMGAHTGTHVDYPMHVGLTNEKFENVFGNGYCVSFENLEDFFKNCPEDLEILLIKTDFSKYWGNDAYFEKEIDIENHVKKIISLNLKAVGVDCYSIGNFSVHEKILSSKIKIIENMKNLEILENRSFKFFGFPLNIEKIDGSPINAVAFL, from the coding sequence ATGGCGGAAGAAAAAATAATAAACTTATCTCACGAACTTAAGAATTTTGTATATCCAAATGACCCCGAATCTAGCGTAGAAACTAAAAAAAATGGTAAATATTTTGTTTCAGAATTAAAAATGGGGGCCCATACTGGAACACATGTTGATTATCCCATGCATGTTGGACTTACAAATGAAAAGTTTGAAAATGTTTTTGGAAACGGTTACTGCGTTTCATTTGAAAATTTGGAAGATTTCTTTAAAAATTGCCCAGAAGATTTGGAAATTTTGCTCATAAAAACCGATTTTTCAAAATACTGGGGAAATGATGCATATTTTGAAAAAGAAATTGATATTGAAAATCACGTTAAAAAAATAATTTCTCTGAATTTAAAAGCTGTTGGAGTAGACTGCTACTCGATCGGCAACTTTTCGGTCCATGAAAAAATATTATCTTCAAAAATTAAAATAATTGAAAATATGAAAAACCTTGAAATTTTAGAAAACAGAAGTTTCAAATTCTTTGGATTTCCGCTAAATATTGAAAAAATTGACGGATCTCCGATTAATGCTGTTGCATTTCTTTAA
- the mfnA gene encoding tyrosine decarboxylase MfnA: MEEQDILNELRKYRSQDLKYEEGYILGSMCTKPHPIARKISEMFFETNLGDPGLFNGTSKLEKEVVSMLGSILHNNNAFGYIISGGTEANLTAMRAFKNISKSKDKKQNIIIPETAHFSFDKARDMMDLNVVRPPLTEYFTMDVKFIRDYVEDSKNEISGIVGIAGCTELGSIDNIYELSKIAVENDILLHVDAAFGGFVIPFLDDKYKLKGYNYDFDFSLNGVSSITIDPHKMGLAPISAGGILFRDNTFKKYLDVDAPYLTEKQQATLIGTRSGVGVASTWGIMKLLGIEGYENLVNESMEKTKHLVKKAREYGFETAIDPVMNIVALKDENKQDTCMKLREENWYVSVCRCVEALRIVVMPHLEIEHIDGFLESLSNTKKY; encoded by the coding sequence ATGGAAGAACAGGATATTTTAAACGAATTACGAAAATACAGGAGCCAGGATTTAAAATATGAGGAAGGCTACATTTTAGGCTCAATGTGCACAAAACCCCACCCGATAGCTAGAAAAATTTCAGAAATGTTTTTTGAAACAAATTTAGGGGACCCAGGATTATTTAACGGTACTTCAAAGCTAGAAAAAGAAGTAGTTTCGATGTTGGGAAGTATATTGCATAACAATAACGCTTTTGGTTATATTATTTCTGGTGGAACTGAAGCAAACCTTACTGCAATGAGGGCATTTAAAAATATCTCAAAATCAAAAGATAAAAAGCAGAATATCATAATTCCTGAAACTGCACACTTTTCTTTTGACAAAGCAAGAGATATGATGGATTTAAACGTTGTAAGGCCCCCTTTAACGGAGTATTTTACAATGGACGTAAAATTCATTCGAGATTATGTCGAAGATTCTAAAAACGAGATTTCTGGAATTGTTGGGATTGCAGGATGCACTGAACTTGGATCAATCGATAATATTTACGAATTATCAAAAATTGCGGTTGAAAACGATATTTTACTTCACGTAGATGCTGCATTTGGTGGTTTTGTAATTCCATTTTTAGACGATAAATATAAATTAAAAGGATATAACTACGATTTTGATTTTTCACTAAACGGAGTTTCTTCAATCACGATAGATCCGCACAAGATGGGACTTGCTCCAATTTCTGCAGGGGGAATTTTGTTTAGGGACAACACATTTAAGAAATATCTGGATGTTGACGCCCCGTATCTAACTGAAAAACAGCAGGCAACCTTAATTGGAACTAGATCTGGAGTTGGAGTTGCATCCACCTGGGGAATTATGAAATTACTTGGAATTGAAGGATATGAAAACCTTGTAAACGAATCAATGGAAAAAACAAAACATTTGGTAAAAAAAGCAAGAGAATATGGCTTTGAAACTGCAATCGATCCGGTAATGAATATTGTTGCATTAAAAGATGAAAATAAACAGGATACTTGTATGAAATTGCGAGAAGAGAACTGGTATGTTTCAGTTTGCAGATGTGTGGAAGCTTTGAGGATTGTTGTAATGCCGCATCTCGAGATCGAACATATCGACGGATTTTTGGAAAGCCTTTCAAATACAAAAAAATATTAA
- the hmd gene encoding 5,10-methenyltetrahydromethanopterin hydrogenase gives MKVAILGAGCYRTHAASGITNFSRAAQVAKEVGIPEITMTHSTITMGAELLHLIPEITEVVVSDPCFAEEPGIVVLDQFDYKTVMEAHLAGDAEKVMPEIREAVKAKAKETPKPPKGCIHFVHPETIGLKVTASDVEAVKNADIVITWLPKGGSQPAIIEKFVGAIKKGAIVTHACTIPTPKFAKIFKDMGRDDLNIIAYHPGAVPEMKGQAFLSEGLADAEKVEEFYCMAKTARGEAFKMPANLISPVCDMGSAVTAPVYAGILAYRDAVTQILGAPADFAQMMADEAITQLLELMRSEGIKNMEDKLNPKALTGTADSMCFGPLADILPTSLKVLEKHTNENKCECSCSIKP, from the coding sequence ATGAAAGTGGCAATATTAGGTGCAGGCTGCTACAGAACGCACGCTGCATCAGGAATCACAAACTTTTCAAGAGCTGCACAAGTTGCAAAAGAAGTAGGAATCCCTGAAATTACAATGACCCACTCAACAATCACAATGGGTGCAGAATTATTACACTTAATCCCTGAAATCACAGAAGTTGTTGTTTCAGACCCTTGCTTTGCTGAAGAACCTGGAATTGTAGTACTCGACCAATTTGACTACAAAACAGTTATGGAAGCACACTTAGCAGGAGATGCAGAAAAAGTAATGCCTGAAATCAGAGAAGCTGTAAAAGCTAAGGCAAAAGAAACACCAAAACCACCTAAAGGATGTATTCACTTCGTACACCCTGAAACCATAGGTTTAAAAGTAACTGCAAGCGACGTTGAAGCTGTAAAAAATGCTGACATCGTAATCACATGGTTACCAAAAGGTGGCAGCCAACCTGCAATCATTGAAAAATTCGTTGGTGCAATCAAAAAAGGTGCAATTGTAACACACGCTTGTACAATCCCAACGCCAAAATTCGCAAAAATCTTCAAAGACATGGGAAGAGACGATTTAAACATTATTGCATACCACCCGGGAGCAGTTCCTGAAATGAAAGGTCAAGCATTCCTTTCAGAAGGTTTAGCCGATGCAGAAAAGGTAGAAGAATTCTACTGTATGGCAAAAACTGCAAGAGGGGAAGCATTCAAAATGCCTGCAAACTTAATCAGCCCCGTATGCGACATGGGTTCAGCAGTTACCGCACCAGTTTACGCTGGTATCTTAGCTTACAGAGATGCAGTAACCCAGATATTGGGCGCTCCTGCAGATTTCGCTCAAATGATGGCTGACGAAGCAATCACACAGCTATTAGAATTAATGAGAAGCGAAGGCATTAAAAACATGGAAGATAAATTGAATCCTAAAGCACTAACCGGTACTGCAGACAGCATGTGCTTTGGTCCTTTAGCAGATATCCTTCCTACTTCCTTAAAAGTTCTCGAAAAACACACAAACGAAAATAAATGCGAATGCAGCTGTTCAATAAAACCTTAA
- a CDS encoding histidinol phosphate phosphatase domain-containing protein: protein MRYDFHTHTVFSDGELIPSELVRRAIVLEHRALGITDHADASNYKELIEKNTLAKEELSNYLDIEIVVGVELTHIPPKSIPKMARKCKNEGAEIVVVHGETPVEPVAEKTNYYTSISEDVDILAHPGLIDVETAQNILENNIFLEITSRKGHSLTNGHVVSVARELKIPMVINTDTHAPSDLITYEFARKVGLGAGMSFRELENSLTTNPLEILKRI from the coding sequence TTGAGGTACGACTTTCACACCCACACGGTATTCAGTGATGGGGAACTCATTCCTTCAGAACTCGTAAGAAGGGCAATCGTATTGGAGCACAGGGCGTTAGGCATAACCGATCACGCAGATGCAAGTAATTACAAGGAATTAATCGAAAAAAATACTTTAGCAAAAGAAGAACTTTCTAACTATTTAGATATTGAAATTGTTGTGGGTGTTGAGTTAACGCACATTCCTCCAAAATCAATTCCAAAAATGGCCAGAAAATGTAAAAACGAGGGTGCAGAAATTGTTGTGGTTCACGGAGAAACTCCAGTCGAGCCAGTAGCTGAAAAAACTAACTATTATACATCAATTTCAGAAGATGTTGATATTTTAGCACACCCTGGATTAATTGACGTCGAAACTGCACAAAATATTCTTGAAAATAACATCTTTCTTGAGATAACCTCTAGAAAAGGCCACTCACTTACAAACGGCCACGTAGTATCTGTTGCAAGGGAATTAAAAATTCCAATGGTCATAAATACCGATACACACGCTCCAAGTGATTTAATAACTTACGAATTCGCAAGAAAAGTGGGGCTTGGTGCAGGAATGTCATTTAGGGAACTTGAAAATTCATTAACTACAAATCCCCTAGAAATTTTAAAAAGAATATAA
- a CDS encoding fumarate hydratase, with product MSNISEVIVELFKEASIYLPDDVKSKLKHAEEIECGACKDTLKAIELNNNIAEEKQIPLCQDTGVPVIFLKIGTGISSEKIIEIIKEIEIGVKRATAEVPLRPNVVNPITRENLGTNTGMGAPFINFEFNADLNNEIEISVFPKGAGSENMSALKMLTPSEGLIGIKKFILETVANAGGKPCPPIVLGVGIGGTADISLKLAKKALLRDIGNRNPEKTIENLETELLDSINQLGIGAMGLGGKITALDVFIEINGCHTASLPVGICIQCWADRKAKRKIKL from the coding sequence ATGAGTAATATTTCAGAAGTAATCGTTGAATTATTTAAAGAAGCCTCAATTTATCTTCCAGATGATGTAAAGTCCAAATTAAAACACGCTGAAGAAATAGAGTGTGGTGCATGTAAAGATACTTTAAAAGCAATTGAATTAAACAATAATATTGCAGAAGAAAAACAAATCCCGCTCTGTCAGGATACGGGTGTTCCGGTTATTTTTTTGAAAATTGGAACCGGAATTTCAAGTGAAAAAATAATTGAAATAATTAAAGAAATTGAAATCGGAGTAAAACGGGCAACAGCAGAAGTTCCACTCAGGCCAAACGTTGTAAACCCGATTACACGGGAAAATTTGGGTACAAATACGGGAATGGGTGCGCCATTTATAAATTTTGAATTTAATGCAGATTTAAATAACGAAATCGAAATATCTGTATTTCCAAAAGGCGCTGGAAGCGAAAACATGAGTGCTTTAAAAATGCTTACTCCTTCTGAAGGTTTAATTGGAATAAAAAAATTTATACTCGAAACAGTTGCAAATGCAGGCGGTAAACCCTGTCCTCCAATAGTTTTGGGCGTTGGAATAGGTGGAACTGCAGATATTTCATTGAAACTTGCTAAAAAAGCTCTTTTAAGGGATATTGGAAATAGAAATCCTGAAAAGACGATTGAAAATTTGGAAACGGAATTACTGGATAGTATAAATCAGCTTGGAATTGGTGCAATGGGGCTAGGCGGTAAAATAACGGCTTTAGATGTGTTTATTGAAATAAATGGATGCCATACTGCATCACTTCCTGTGGGAATCTGTATTCAGTGCTGGGCTGATAGGAAAGCAAAAAGAAAAATAAAATTATAA
- a CDS encoding methyl-accepting chemotaxis protein — translation MKILNTKKLGTKLLFFSVLTALIPILILGVIATNTVKDSMEVQGQDAIEKDLGISKAMFDEHVMQIVEITEYNTKNHELLTYMEEKDSYKLYNLASNLEESAGLDLVAFTDTQGQVIGSNLNKDVYISDIVKKLSSSGCKYSTEKISDELTNSISNGKISGIEGSLAIISVFPIQDSGSLIGYIVSIDVLNKDYTLVDGVKKSTRDVTTISLGKYRISTNVENNGQRAIGTAISDEIYNQVVLGKQDYYARADVLGVSHLCGYAPLYDCQGNAVGMVFTGTPAAPFDSVVSNILNSIIIIGILGMVIAILISIFTGKKVTKPVDELKKGAEIFGNGNYEHVVKVSTGDELEELANSFNGMAQNIKEMNELMDTDKKELGVTIKDVADTMTAVANGDFTVRADEKRKRNNLQKAINTAIRNVAQLIKDLREEVDLLNVQVQKVEDELKSAEETATQVTEAANQVAEASSDQSAKLQEASDQLENTYEVAKTVYTDAEETVRSAEEISENSENGVKKVENAISRMQGITNVIDDLGKSIQELGEDGKKINEVTDLIKDIAEQTGLLALNASIEAARAGEAGKGFAVVASEIKALAEEIKKSVENINHTIDGVHKRIGETMDLGLKGKDEVDKGVIAIDEVNDALLRIKESVNGAAIKINGIKQGAQSAADNTEGALKNAQDIASISEEFTATAEEVTASTEELNSIIEEIRGIAEEVTHVSERVTRKSGQFKI, via the coding sequence TTGAAAATATTGAATACTAAAAAATTGGGTACTAAATTACTATTTTTTTCAGTACTCACGGCATTAATTCCCATACTTATTTTGGGCGTTATTGCAACCAATACTGTAAAAGATAGTATGGAAGTACAGGGTCAGGATGCGATAGAAAAGGATCTTGGCATTTCAAAAGCGATGTTTGATGAACACGTTATGCAAATTGTCGAAATTACTGAATATAATACAAAAAATCATGAATTACTTACATATATGGAAGAAAAAGACTCTTACAAATTATATAATTTGGCTTCTAACCTTGAAGAATCTGCAGGGTTGGATTTAGTCGCGTTTACAGATACTCAAGGTCAAGTAATTGGATCCAATTTAAACAAAGACGTTTATATAAGCGATATTGTTAAAAAACTTTCCAGTTCAGGATGTAAATACTCTACTGAAAAAATATCTGATGAACTTACAAATTCAATATCAAATGGCAAAATATCGGGGATTGAGGGTTCCCTTGCAATTATTTCTGTTTTTCCAATTCAAGACTCAGGATCATTGATCGGATATATTGTATCAATTGACGTATTGAATAAAGATTACACCCTTGTAGATGGGGTCAAAAAATCAACCAGGGATGTAACAACCATTTCACTTGGAAAATACAGGATATCTACAAATGTAGAAAATAACGGGCAACGGGCAATAGGAACTGCAATTTCTGATGAGATTTACAACCAAGTAGTACTTGGAAAACAGGACTACTATGCAAGAGCAGATGTGCTTGGAGTTTCCCATCTTTGCGGGTATGCTCCGCTTTATGATTGCCAAGGCAATGCTGTTGGTATGGTATTTACCGGAACTCCTGCAGCACCGTTTGACAGTGTTGTGAGCAATATATTAAATTCGATAATTATTATCGGGATCTTGGGTATGGTAATTGCCATTTTGATTTCGATATTTACTGGCAAAAAAGTTACAAAACCAGTTGACGAACTTAAAAAAGGTGCAGAAATTTTCGGTAATGGAAATTACGAACATGTCGTAAAAGTCAGTACTGGTGACGAACTAGAAGAATTGGCCAATTCATTTAACGGTATGGCTCAAAATATTAAAGAAATGAATGAGCTTATGGATACAGATAAAAAAGAACTTGGAGTTACAATTAAAGATGTCGCAGACACAATGACTGCAGTTGCAAATGGGGATTTCACAGTAAGGGCTGATGAAAAGAGAAAAAGAAATAATTTACAAAAAGCGATTAACACCGCAATTAGAAATGTTGCACAGTTGATTAAAGACCTAAGAGAAGAAGTTGATCTATTGAACGTTCAGGTTCAAAAAGTTGAAGACGAACTTAAAAGTGCAGAAGAAACTGCAACACAGGTTACAGAAGCTGCAAATCAGGTTGCAGAAGCTTCAAGTGATCAGTCTGCAAAATTACAGGAAGCATCAGATCAGCTTGAAAATACTTACGAAGTTGCAAAAACTGTTTACACGGATGCAGAAGAAACTGTCAGATCTGCAGAAGAAATCAGCGAAAACTCTGAAAATGGGGTTAAAAAAGTTGAAAACGCAATTTCAAGAATGCAAGGAATTACAAATGTAATTGACGATTTAGGAAAATCAATCCAAGAACTCGGTGAAGATGGTAAAAAAATCAATGAAGTAACCGATTTAATTAAAGATATTGCAGAACAGACAGGACTCTTAGCTTTAAATGCTTCAATTGAAGCTGCACGTGCAGGAGAAGCTGGAAAAGGGTTTGCAGTTGTTGCAAGCGAAATTAAAGCACTTGCAGAAGAAATTAAAAAATCCGTTGAAAATATTAACCACACGATTGATGGTGTCCACAAGCGAATCGGAGAAACGATGGATCTCGGATTAAAAGGAAAAGATGAAGTCGATAAAGGGGTAATTGCAATCGACGAAGTAAATGATGCGCTCTTAAGAATTAAAGAAAGTGTTAATGGCGCTGCAATTAAAATAAATGGTATTAAACAGGGAGCGCAGAGTGCTGCTGACAATACCGAAGGTGCTTTAAAGAATGCACAAGATATTGCATCAATTTCAGAAGAGTTTACTGCAACAGCAGAAGAAGTTACTGCATCAACTGAAGAATTAAATTCAATTATTGAAGAAATCAGAGGAATTGCAGAAGAAGTAACTCATGTATCTGAGAGGGTGACTAGAAAATCAGGTCAGTTCAAAATTTAA
- the guaB gene encoding IMP dehydrogenase: MVVILFLDKIVSAQRAYTFDDVLLVPNKSYVDPKTTDVSIDIAGLKLNIPIISAAMDTVSEKDLAIALARRGGIAVIHRNMTVEEQLKHIRAVKMAENLVIRDVVTVKPSSTVLEAERIMYEYNVSGLPVVCENKTLVGILTTRDLKFVPDKNVAVDTVMTKDVLHVHEDTPYEEILNRLYENKIERLPILDKNTKELLGMVTLRDILKRKKYPDAARDSDGKLIVAAACGPSDFERAEALLLAGVDAIAIDCAHAHNMQVVENVKKLKEILKGSKTKLFVGNIATKEAAEDLINAGADAIKVGIGPGSICTTRVVAGVGVPQLTAVAEVAEVAKKHDVPVIADGGIKYSGDIAKAIAAGADAVMVGSLLAGTEEAPGLLMTINGRKYKQYRGMGSLGAMCGSSGNVADRYFQSGHMKHSKLVPEGIEGAVPYKGPTSDILFQLVGGLRSSMGYCGAQNLSEMHEKARFVIITQSGQKESHPHDVLITNEAPNYPINSER; this comes from the coding sequence ATGGTGGTTATTTTGTTTTTAGATAAAATAGTTAGTGCTCAAAGAGCCTACACTTTTGATGATGTATTATTAGTTCCAAACAAGTCATATGTTGATCCAAAAACTACGGATGTTTCTATAGATATTGCAGGATTGAAACTCAATATTCCAATTATTTCTGCTGCAATGGATACTGTTTCTGAAAAAGATTTAGCAATTGCTCTTGCAAGAAGAGGTGGAATTGCAGTAATTCATAGAAATATGACTGTTGAAGAACAGCTGAAACATATCCGGGCTGTTAAAATGGCAGAAAATCTAGTAATTAGAGATGTTGTGACCGTTAAACCATCCAGCACGGTTTTGGAAGCTGAAAGAATAATGTATGAATACAACGTAAGCGGTCTTCCCGTGGTTTGCGAAAACAAAACTCTTGTCGGAATTCTCACTACTAGAGATTTAAAATTCGTTCCGGATAAAAACGTAGCTGTAGACACAGTTATGACAAAAGACGTACTACACGTACATGAAGACACACCTTACGAAGAAATTTTAAACAGACTTTACGAAAACAAGATTGAAAGACTTCCGATTTTGGATAAAAACACGAAAGAATTGCTTGGAATGGTTACTTTAAGAGATATCTTAAAAAGAAAAAAATACCCTGACGCAGCAAGAGATTCTGACGGAAAACTCATTGTTGCAGCGGCGTGTGGTCCAAGCGACTTTGAAAGAGCTGAAGCATTGCTTTTAGCGGGTGTTGATGCAATTGCAATTGACTGTGCACACGCACACAACATGCAAGTTGTAGAAAACGTTAAAAAATTAAAAGAAATTTTAAAAGGATCCAAAACAAAATTATTCGTTGGAAACATTGCTACAAAGGAAGCTGCAGAAGATTTAATTAATGCTGGTGCAGATGCAATTAAAGTTGGAATTGGACCTGGTTCAATATGTACAACAAGAGTTGTTGCGGGAGTTGGAGTTCCACAATTAACTGCTGTTGCAGAAGTTGCAGAAGTTGCTAAAAAACACGATGTTCCAGTAATTGCAGATGGTGGTATAAAATACAGTGGTGACATTGCAAAAGCAATTGCTGCTGGTGCAGATGCTGTAATGGTTGGAAGCCTTTTGGCAGGTACTGAAGAAGCTCCTGGATTATTAATGACCATTAATGGAAGAAAATACAAACAATATCGAGGAATGGGTTCCCTTGGTGCAATGTGTGGAAGTTCAGGAAACGTTGCAGACAGGTATTTCCAAAGCGGCCACATGAAACACTCAAAACTTGTACCTGAAGGAATTGAAGGTGCTGTTCCATACAAAGGACCTACAAGCGACATCCTATTCCAGCTCGTTGGTGGTTTGAGATCATCCATGGGATACTGCGGTGCACAAAATCTTTCAGAAATGCATGAAAAAGCAAGATTTGTGATAATCACCCAGAGTGGACAGAAAGAAAGCCACCCTCACGATGTTTTAATCACGAACGAAGCTCCAAACTACCCGATAAACAGTGAAAGATAA
- the ilvE gene encoding branched-chain-amino-acid transaminase, translated as MKIYLDGKFVEKEDAKVSVYDHGLLYGDGVFEGIRAYEGVVFKLEEHIERLYDSADSLAMKIPVSKVEIGEIVIETLKTNDLKDAYIRLVVTRGIGDLGLDPRKCPVPTVFCIAEAMKPLLGEDGIKVITSSIRRLPVDVLNPAVKSLNYLNSILAKIQANYAGVEEAFLLDSEGYVAEGTGDNIFVIKNGKIKTPPLSSSVLKGITRDTVVDLANEAGYTIIEEKMTLHDLFVADEIFITGTAAELIHVVEIDGRKIYNGKLGPITKDLSDRFKEIRSKIGKKYIE; from the coding sequence ATGAAAATTTATCTCGATGGAAAATTCGTAGAGAAAGAAGATGCGAAAGTGTCCGTATATGACCACGGGCTGCTTTATGGTGATGGGGTTTTCGAAGGAATTAGAGCGTATGAAGGAGTAGTATTTAAATTGGAAGAACACATCGAACGTTTATACGATTCAGCAGATTCTCTTGCAATGAAAATACCTGTTTCAAAAGTAGAAATCGGAGAAATTGTAATTGAAACTTTAAAAACAAACGATTTAAAAGACGCATATATAAGACTCGTAGTTACAAGGGGAATTGGAGATTTAGGTCTTGATCCAAGAAAATGTCCTGTACCAACTGTTTTCTGTATTGCAGAAGCTATGAAACCACTTCTTGGAGAAGATGGAATAAAGGTTATAACCTCATCAATAAGAAGACTGCCTGTTGATGTATTAAACCCTGCTGTAAAATCTTTAAATTATTTAAACAGCATTTTAGCAAAAATTCAGGCAAATTATGCAGGAGTAGAAGAAGCTTTTTTACTCGATAGCGAAGGATACGTTGCAGAAGGAACTGGAGACAACATATTTGTTATTAAAAATGGAAAAATAAAAACACCACCTCTTTCTTCAAGTGTTTTAAAAGGAATTACAAGGGATACTGTTGTAGATCTTGCAAATGAGGCAGGTTATACAATTATTGAAGAAAAAATGACCTTACACGATTTATTTGTTGCAGATGAGATATTTATCACAGGAACTGCAGCAGAATTAATCCATGTAGTTGAAATCGATGGAAGAAAAATCTACAATGGAAAATTAGGCCCAATTACAAAAGATTTAAGCGACAGATTCAAAGAAATAAGGTCAAAAATCGGTAAAAAATATATTGAATAA